The following nucleotide sequence is from Ahniella affigens.
CCATTTCGCCTGAATTTGCCGTACAGCGCTGAGGAGCCCCCATGAACAGCAATCGTCGCGATTTTCTGCGCAATACGGCCCTGGCACTGTCGTCGGGCGCTGCCAGTACCTTCATGCCCCAGCTGGGTGCGGCGGCAAACTTGCTGAGCGCCCAAGGCAAGGCGTTTGGCAACTACAAGGCGCTCGTGTGTTTGTACCTCGCTGGTGGCAGCGATACCTGGAATTTCCTGGTGCCACGCGATGCCACGACCGCCGGCTCGGCCTATGATCTCTATCGTGCAGCCCGTGGTGGCGTCTACAACGCGTCCACGAACACCGCCGGTCTGGCCCTCGATTTCAACGCACTAGTGCCGATCAGCCCCGTGGGGCAGCCGGCCAACAGCTACGGGTTGTACCCGTACATGACCAATTACGCGTTTACGCCGCAGGGAGGCTCGCCGACAACGCAGAACGGCATGGCAACCCTGTTCAATCAAGGTCGCATTGCCATTCTGCCGAACATCGGCACTTTGGTGGAGCCCATGACCAAGGCGCAGTACCAGGCCAACAGCAAGCGTCGACCGCCGCAGCTTTACTCGCACAACGATCAGGAAACGTTGTGGGGCTTGACCTCGTGCAGCAGTTCTTCGGCAGCCTATGGCTGGGGTGGCGAAGTCGCCGCGCGCGTCGATGATGGCAATCAACTGACGACGCTGGCACCGTGCATTTCGTTATCGGGCAGCAATCGATTCCAGGTTGGCCCAGGTGTGTTCCCCTATCAGATGTCGACCAATGGTGCCGCGGGTCTGTCCAACTACGCGGGCACCACCAATGCCGGCGATCAGCGCAATGCTCGCCTGC
It contains:
- a CDS encoding DUF1501 domain-containing protein: MNSNRRDFLRNTALALSSGAASTFMPQLGAAANLLSAQGKAFGNYKALVCLYLAGGSDTWNFLVPRDATTAGSAYDLYRAARGGVYNASTNTAGLALDFNALVPISPVGQPANSYGLYPYMTNYAFTPQGGSPTTQNGMATLFNQGRIAILPNIGTLVEPMTKAQYQANSKRRPPQLYSHNDQETLWGLTSCSSSSAAYGWGGEVAARVDDGNQLTTLAPCISLSGSNRFQVGPGVFPYQMSTNGAAGLSNYAGTTNAGDQRNARLQQLLDDTNYAHPFQKEYRDIMRRSLDLSVTISAALGNSNGSGNVVTPYQQTAANNTAAAVTYNYNGTNFTASNSLLDQLRMVARMIKISHASSGAGIGHERQIYYVRLGGFDTHDNQMSEGNQPRLMARINQAVAWFYQAMLDLGYQNDVTLFTMSEFARTLNSNGNGSDHAWGGVQFVVGGAVQGGRLIGTMPTVTLNGTQSLDRGQFIPTTASDQYAASLAQWFGVPAIDLPTVFPNLGNFSAPTLPLF